A window of Planctomycetota bacterium contains these coding sequences:
- a CDS encoding ATP-binding cassette domain-containing protein: MIVLADVTVDRGGERVIDGVGWSVAAGESWALVGRTGSGRGTLLEALAGRLALARGDVIVAGCSLRAAPRRFRRLVGHVPAGIVAPPALRAGEFLEVTGAEEGLAGAALAGAVKRALALAGLDGDGQARLDRIPDGIRKRLLVARALLLDPPVLLIDDPFQGLDPTERRDVERLVGDLVLVERAVVAVVPDADVPGCFTHLAVMRGGRIVSRSVASPAAFPGRSWPVRFVVPGRADDALAVLAVVAADPVARDADTVVVPLAGDGAIAEAVAALVHAEIGVAAVGHDGPWAARLLDG, translated from the coding sequence ATGATCGTCCTCGCCGACGTGACCGTCGACCGCGGTGGCGAGCGCGTCATCGACGGCGTCGGCTGGTCGGTGGCGGCCGGCGAGTCCTGGGCGCTGGTGGGGCGCACCGGGTCGGGGCGGGGGACGCTGCTGGAGGCGCTCGCCGGACGGCTGGCGTTGGCGCGTGGCGACGTCATCGTCGCCGGCTGCTCGCTCCGCGCGGCACCGCGCCGGTTCCGCCGTCTGGTCGGCCACGTGCCGGCCGGGATCGTCGCCCCGCCGGCGCTGCGGGCCGGCGAGTTTCTCGAGGTGACGGGGGCCGAGGAGGGGCTGGCCGGCGCGGCGCTGGCCGGCGCCGTCAAGCGGGCGCTGGCGCTGGCCGGCCTCGACGGCGACGGCCAGGCCCGCCTCGACCGGATCCCCGACGGGATCCGCAAGCGCCTGCTCGTCGCCCGGGCGCTGCTCCTCGACCCGCCGGTCCTGCTCATCGACGACCCGTTCCAGGGCCTCGACCCCACCGAGCGGCGCGACGTCGAGCGCCTCGTCGGCGACCTCGTCCTCGTCGAGCGGGCCGTGGTCGCCGTCGTGCCCGACGCCGACGTGCCCGGCTGCTTCACGCACCTGGCGGTGATGCGCGGGGGGCGGATCGTGAGCCGCTCCGTCGCCTCCCCGGCGGCGTTCCCGGGCCGGTCGTGGCCCGTCCGCTTCGTCGTCCCGGGCCGGGCCGACGACGCGCTGGCCGTGCTCGCGGTGGTCGCCGCCGATCCGGTGGCCCGCGACGCCGATACGGTCGTGGTGCCGCTCGCCGGCGACGGGGCGATCGCGGAGGCGGTCGCGGCGCTGGTCCATGCGGAGATCGGCGTCGCCGCCGTCGGCCACGACGGGCCGTGGGCGGCGCGGCTGCTCGACGGATGA
- the trpE gene encoding anthranilate synthase component I, translating to MHHPDPARFATLAAGHRLVPVYRRLLADGLTPVTAFRRFDGGACGCLFESVVGGERVGRYSFLAADPFMRLEARRTTVRVVRGGDEETLEVADPLAELQQRLAEFRPARLPELPPFTGGAIGYAAYDAVRYAERLPDAPPDDLGLPDVSFAFFDRLVVFDHVTKTLDVIVLADTGAAGGAEEAYRSACRRIDQTLERLFTPDDWPAPADVGPRALAPGRIEALASHFPREQFLAAVSRAIEYIRAGDIFQVVLSRRLDIPFPSPPLELYRTLRVVNPSPFMFYLRLPEVTLVGSSPEIMVRCVDGAVTVRPLAGTRPRGKTAEEDEALAASLLADPKERAEHVMLIDLGRNDVGRVARIGSVALSDVMSIERYSHVMHLTSNVTGTLADGRTAFDALAACLPAGTVSGAPKIRAMEIIDELEPRRRGPYAGAVGYVDFGGTMDTCIALRTVVITGGTAHVQTGAGIVADSVPEKEFEESVNKATGLLVSIDMTLARAAAGR from the coding sequence ATGCACCATCCCGACCCCGCCCGGTTCGCGACCCTCGCCGCCGGTCATCGTCTCGTGCCGGTCTACCGAAGGCTGCTCGCCGACGGCCTCACCCCGGTGACGGCGTTCCGCCGGTTCGACGGCGGCGCGTGCGGATGCCTGTTCGAGAGCGTCGTCGGCGGCGAACGGGTCGGCCGCTACAGCTTCCTCGCCGCCGACCCGTTCATGCGCCTCGAGGCACGGCGGACGACCGTGCGCGTGGTGCGCGGCGGTGACGAGGAGACGCTGGAGGTCGCCGACCCCCTTGCCGAACTGCAGCAACGCCTCGCCGAGTTTCGACCGGCCCGGCTCCCGGAATTGCCGCCTTTCACCGGTGGGGCGATCGGCTACGCCGCCTACGACGCCGTCCGCTACGCCGAGCGCCTCCCGGACGCCCCGCCCGACGATCTCGGGCTCCCCGACGTGAGCTTCGCGTTCTTCGACCGGCTCGTCGTCTTCGACCACGTCACCAAGACACTCGACGTGATCGTGCTGGCCGACACCGGCGCTGCCGGCGGGGCGGAGGAGGCCTACCGTAGCGCCTGCCGGAGGATCGACCAGACACTCGAGCGGCTGTTCACCCCCGACGACTGGCCCGCGCCCGCCGACGTCGGCCCGCGGGCGCTCGCCCCCGGCCGGATCGAGGCGCTGGCGAGCCATTTCCCCCGCGAGCAGTTCCTTGCCGCGGTGTCGCGGGCGATCGAGTACATCCGTGCCGGCGACATTTTCCAGGTGGTCCTCAGCCGCCGCCTCGACATCCCGTTCCCGTCCCCGCCTCTCGAGCTCTACCGCACGCTGCGGGTGGTCAACCCGAGCCCGTTCATGTTCTACCTCCGGCTCCCCGAGGTGACGCTCGTCGGCAGTTCGCCGGAGATCATGGTCCGCTGCGTCGACGGCGCCGTGACGGTCCGCCCGCTGGCCGGCACGCGCCCCCGCGGCAAGACGGCGGAGGAGGATGAGGCGCTCGCCGCGTCGCTGCTGGCCGACCCGAAGGAGCGGGCCGAGCACGTGATGCTCATCGACCTGGGGCGCAACGACGTCGGGCGCGTGGCGCGGATCGGATCGGTGGCGCTGTCCGACGTGATGTCGATCGAGCGCTACAGCCACGTCATGCACCTCACCAGCAACGTCACCGGCACGCTCGCCGACGGGCGCACGGCGTTCGACGCGCTGGCCGCCTGCCTACCGGCGGGCACGGTGTCGGGCGCGCCCAAGATCCGCGCCATGGAGATCATCGACGAGCTCGAGCCGCGCCGCCGCGGCCCCTACGCCGGCGCCGTCGGCTACGTCGACTTCGGCGGCACGATGGACACCTGCATCGCCCTGCGCACCGTGGTGATCACCGGCGGGACGGCCCACGTCCAGACCGGTGCCGGGATCGTCGCCGACAGCGTCCCGGAGAAGGAGTTCGAGGAGTCGGTGAACAAGGCCACGGGGCTGCTCGTGTCGATCGACATGACGCTCGCCCGGGCTGCCGCCGGCCGATGA
- a CDS encoding DNA helicase UvrBC yields MKCQQCDAQAVFHITELEGGAVREIHLCDDHARVYLNQAESGGGAETPKGGGLVGPLGVGQTAAELSQLDQRACPMCGITFFEFRNQGRLGCPHDYVEFERELEPLIANIHGATEHTGRRPSRLPVSPAGGTGQALPEDTAELTAAIGLRRSLKEAIAAERYEDAREHRDAIRALEERWLAPRRKAEDTPS; encoded by the coding sequence ATGAAATGCCAGCAGTGCGACGCGCAGGCGGTGTTCCACATCACGGAGCTGGAGGGGGGTGCGGTGCGCGAGATCCACCTCTGCGACGACCACGCCCGGGTGTACCTCAACCAGGCCGAATCCGGGGGCGGCGCCGAGACGCCCAAGGGAGGCGGTTTGGTCGGCCCGCTCGGCGTCGGGCAGACCGCCGCCGAACTGTCCCAACTCGACCAACGCGCCTGCCCGATGTGCGGCATCACGTTCTTCGAGTTCCGCAACCAGGGGCGGCTCGGCTGCCCCCACGACTACGTCGAGTTCGAGCGCGAACTCGAGCCGCTGATCGCCAACATCCACGGGGCGACCGAGCACACCGGCCGCCGGCCGAGCCGACTCCCGGTCTCCCCCGCGGGCGGAACCGGGCAAGCGCTGCCGGAGGACACCGCGGAACTGACCGCCGCCATCGGCCTGCGCCGGTCGCTCAAGGAGGCGATCGCCGCCGAACGCTACGAAGACGCCCGCGAGCACCGCGACGCGATCCGCGCGCTCGAGGAGCGCTGGCTCGCACCGCGACGGAAAGCCGAAGACACGCCGTCATGA
- a CDS encoding protein arginine kinase: MKLDTLTDSVGEWLRGTGPESDIVMSSRVRLARNVAHFPFVSRASAQDRADVERLLRERIARVPLGRGLEYFDVGRLEEVDRRFLVERQLISREHAEAAGARGVAIDDREQVSLMINEEDHLRIQCLHSGLDLHGAWEQIRAVDDEIERVVPYAFHSRFGYLTACPTNVGTGIRVSVMLHLPALVITRQIDKVFRSLQKISLAVRGLYGEGSQALGDFYQISNQTTLGRTEEELLQQVGDVVPVVIEYERRAREFLVRETQQNVHDQVSRAYGILRTAQTIKVEEAMQLLSRVRMGVLLGLIGDVDVADINSLLVRTQPAHLQKLRGIQLEGSDERIERARYLRQHFDAGPGGAGRLN; this comes from the coding sequence ATGAAACTCGACACTCTCACCGACTCGGTCGGCGAATGGCTTCGCGGCACCGGTCCGGAATCGGACATCGTGATGAGCAGCCGCGTGCGGCTGGCGCGCAACGTCGCCCACTTCCCGTTCGTCAGCCGGGCCTCGGCCCAGGACCGCGCGGACGTCGAGCGCCTGCTCCGCGAGCGGATCGCGCGGGTGCCGCTCGGACGGGGGCTCGAGTATTTCGACGTCGGCCGCCTCGAGGAGGTCGATCGCCGGTTTCTCGTCGAGCGACAGCTGATCAGCCGCGAGCACGCCGAGGCCGCCGGGGCCCGCGGGGTCGCGATCGACGACCGTGAGCAGGTCAGCCTGATGATCAACGAAGAGGATCATCTCCGCATCCAGTGCCTCCACAGCGGCCTCGATCTCCACGGCGCCTGGGAGCAGATCCGGGCGGTCGACGACGAGATCGAGCGGGTCGTGCCGTACGCCTTCCACTCGCGGTTCGGCTACCTCACCGCCTGCCCGACCAACGTCGGCACCGGGATCCGCGTCAGCGTCATGCTCCACCTGCCGGCGCTGGTGATCACGCGGCAGATCGACAAGGTGTTCCGCAGCCTGCAGAAGATCTCGCTGGCGGTCCGCGGCCTGTACGGGGAGGGCTCGCAGGCGCTCGGCGACTTCTACCAGATTTCCAACCAGACGACGCTCGGCCGCACCGAGGAGGAGCTCCTCCAGCAGGTCGGCGACGTCGTCCCGGTGGTCATCGAATACGAGCGCCGCGCCCGCGAGTTCCTCGTCCGCGAGACACAGCAGAACGTCCACGACCAAGTCAGCCGGGCATACGGGATCCTCCGCACGGCGCAGACGATCAAGGTCGAGGAGGCGATGCAGCTGCTGTCGAGGGTCCGGATGGGAGTCCTCCTCGGGCTGATCGGCGACGTCGACGTGGCCGACATCAATTCGTTGCTCGTCCGCACGCAGCCGGCCCACCTGCAGAAACTGCGCGGCATCCAACTCGAGGGGAGCGACGAGCGGATCGAACGCGCCCGCTACCTGCGCCAGCATTTCGACGCCGGTCCGGGCGGCGCTGGCCGGCTCAACTGA
- the coaD gene encoding pantetheine-phosphate adenylyltransferase — translation MAHPASAQTAVYTGSFDPVTLGHLDVIERASRIFGSVVVGVGINPDKHPLFASDERVALVEAATAHLANVRAAPFSGLAVVFVREQGATVLLRGVRSLSDMEAEFTMTLANRKLDPEIETVFLMSAAEYSHVSSSLLKQITPLADDRALARFVPLPVVRALRSKLPAPAR, via the coding sequence ATGGCACACCCCGCCTCAGCCCAAACGGCGGTCTACACCGGGTCGTTCGACCCCGTCACGCTCGGCCACCTCGACGTCATCGAGCGGGCGAGCCGGATCTTCGGCTCGGTCGTGGTCGGCGTCGGCATCAACCCCGACAAACACCCGCTGTTCGCCAGCGACGAGCGGGTGGCGCTGGTCGAGGCGGCGACCGCACACCTGGCCAACGTCCGCGCGGCCCCGTTTTCCGGGCTGGCGGTGGTCTTCGTCCGCGAGCAGGGGGCGACGGTGCTGCTCCGCGGCGTCCGCTCGCTGAGCGACATGGAGGCCGAGTTCACGATGACGCTGGCCAACCGCAAACTCGATCCGGAAATCGAGACGGTGTTTCTGATGTCGGCCGCCGAGTATTCCCACGTCTCGTCGTCGCTGCTCAAGCAGATCACGCCGTTGGCAGACGACCGGGCGCTGGCCCGGTTCGTGCCGCTGCCGGTGGTCCGCGCCCTGCGGAGCAAGCTTCCGGCGCCCGCCCGCTGA
- the cobA gene encoding uroporphyrinogen-III C-methyltransferase → MGAGPGSPDLLTLRALDCLERADVIVHDALVPPSLLTRTGAVERCIAAPRGDGHGADSGTATGDLLARLATSGRRVVRLKGGDPGVFARLTEEIAPLDAAGIHWEIVPGVTAALAAAAAAGAALTSRQGSSSLTLVTGHGAAGTEDRVDFGALARVPGTLAVYMGVEQVRAWAGALVAAGRDPDTPVTLVSHCGWPDQRIVRSNLAACASAAATADCPPPTVALVGLAPGASAPRCSGPLTGRTVLVTRPRGQTDDLVRALEAAGATPHLLPLVTIGPPPDGAALDRAIDAADRYDWIVFASANGVDAFAGRLRALSRDGRALGTARLAAIGGATARALATAGLVCDAVPELERSEGLVDLLADAAHRGRFLLVRADAGRDVLATGLRAAGHHVDEVAAYTSRPLESLPPGARAALDATAIDWITVTSGRIAEAACRLFGDGIRRWRVASISPVTSAALRRLGVEPDAEALRPTAAALVGAIAAADGRAE, encoded by the coding sequence GTGGGCGCCGGCCCGGGGAGCCCCGACCTGCTCACGCTCCGCGCCCTCGACTGCCTCGAGCGTGCCGACGTGATCGTCCACGACGCGCTGGTGCCCCCGAGCCTGCTGACCCGCACCGGAGCCGTGGAGCGCTGCATCGCCGCCCCGCGCGGCGACGGCCACGGCGCCGACTCCGGGACGGCGACGGGTGACTTGCTCGCCAGGCTGGCCACGAGCGGGCGGCGGGTCGTGCGTCTCAAGGGGGGCGACCCGGGCGTGTTCGCGCGGCTCACCGAGGAGATCGCCCCGCTCGACGCGGCGGGCATCCACTGGGAAATCGTGCCTGGCGTCACCGCCGCGCTGGCAGCGGCCGCCGCCGCCGGGGCAGCGCTCACCAGCCGTCAGGGGTCGTCGAGCCTGACGCTCGTGACCGGCCACGGCGCCGCCGGCACCGAGGACCGCGTCGACTTCGGCGCCCTTGCGCGCGTGCCGGGGACGCTGGCGGTCTACATGGGGGTCGAGCAGGTCCGGGCCTGGGCCGGCGCCCTGGTCGCCGCCGGCCGGGATCCCGACACGCCGGTGACCCTCGTCAGCCACTGCGGCTGGCCCGACCAGCGGATCGTCAGATCGAACCTCGCGGCCTGCGCCAGCGCCGCGGCGACCGCCGACTGCCCACCCCCGACGGTCGCCCTCGTCGGCCTCGCGCCGGGCGCTTCGGCGCCGCGTTGTTCCGGTCCGCTCACGGGGCGGACGGTCCTCGTCACGCGACCGCGCGGGCAGACCGACGACCTCGTCCGCGCGCTGGAAGCGGCGGGCGCCACCCCCCACCTCCTCCCGCTGGTCACGATCGGCCCACCCCCCGACGGCGCCGCACTCGATCGCGCGATCGACGCCGCCGACCGCTACGACTGGATCGTCTTCGCCAGCGCCAACGGCGTCGATGCCTTCGCCGGCCGGCTCCGCGCCCTGTCGCGCGACGGCCGCGCGCTGGGCACCGCCCGCCTCGCCGCGATCGGCGGCGCGACGGCGCGGGCCCTGGCGACGGCCGGGCTGGTGTGCGACGCCGTGCCCGAGCTCGAGCGGTCGGAGGGGCTCGTCGACCTCCTCGCGGACGCGGCGCACCGCGGGCGGTTCCTGCTCGTCCGGGCCGATGCCGGCCGCGACGTCCTCGCGACGGGCCTCCGTGCCGCCGGGCATCACGTCGATGAAGTGGCCGCCTACACGAGCCGACCGCTCGAATCGCTCCCCCCCGGGGCGCGGGCGGCCCTCGACGCCACGGCGATCGACTGGATCACGGTCACCAGCGGCCGGATCGCCGAGGCGGCCTGCCGGTTGTTCGGCGACGGCATCCGTCGCTGGCGGGTGGCGAGTATCAGCCCGGTGACGTCGGCGGCGCTGCGCCGGCTGGGGGTGGAGCCGGATGCGGAAGCGTTGCGGCCGACCGCCGCCGCGCTGGTCGGGGCGATCGCCGCCGCCGACGGTCGGGCGGAATGA
- a CDS encoding tetratricopeptide repeat protein: MAANEPDQPSPLSPSERSRLQQSFQRGTQNAAANADYAAEMFANCVVGDPASAIYLQSLLGVLRKKHPPKKGGGLTSFLGSGSKVGGLKKPAAAGQWREVIRLGVEILKGNPYDVPALLAMADACGQLGHQETRGVYLRSALDAAPTDIDVNRQCAKFAAEMGNFDQAIACWVRVSSLKGMAEEAEREIARLQVEKTISAGGGLTGRVAPKAAAPAAGGAEPDRATVLRKTIAAKPTDTEAAYELADLLEQANDTAEAEKVLERALAASGGDIKVREHLEDRQIRWSRQHVAVAEKRAASDPAAQGTLDQLRQAHAKLEVEVFSARSSRYPENTAIRYELGLRLKAARNVPEAIKQFQDVLQNDARRKGVVALELGECFQSIRQYDLAMRNYAIALDALTDREQEQRKRALYRAGVLAAGMGDPDAARKHLSTLAGIDFGYRDVAQRLDKLSSVKDKGGPPTS; encoded by the coding sequence ATGGCCGCCAACGAGCCGGACCAGCCATCGCCGCTGTCGCCATCGGAGCGTTCTCGGCTCCAGCAGAGCTTCCAACGCGGCACGCAGAACGCCGCGGCCAACGCCGACTACGCGGCGGAGATGTTTGCCAACTGCGTCGTCGGCGATCCCGCCAGCGCGATCTACCTCCAGAGCCTGCTCGGCGTGCTCCGCAAGAAGCATCCGCCGAAGAAAGGGGGCGGCCTGACGTCGTTTCTCGGCAGCGGCAGCAAGGTGGGGGGCCTGAAGAAGCCGGCGGCCGCCGGGCAGTGGCGCGAGGTGATCCGCCTCGGCGTCGAGATCCTCAAGGGCAATCCCTACGACGTCCCGGCGCTACTGGCGATGGCCGATGCCTGCGGGCAGCTCGGCCATCAGGAGACCCGCGGGGTCTACCTCCGCTCGGCCCTCGATGCTGCTCCGACCGACATCGATGTCAATCGCCAGTGCGCCAAGTTCGCCGCCGAGATGGGCAACTTCGACCAGGCGATCGCCTGCTGGGTGCGGGTCTCGTCGCTCAAGGGGATGGCCGAGGAGGCGGAGCGCGAGATCGCCCGGCTCCAGGTCGAGAAGACGATCTCCGCCGGCGGCGGGCTGACGGGGCGCGTGGCGCCGAAGGCGGCGGCACCGGCGGCGGGGGGCGCGGAGCCCGACCGGGCGACGGTCCTCCGCAAGACGATCGCGGCGAAGCCGACCGACACCGAGGCCGCCTACGAACTGGCCGACCTCCTCGAGCAGGCCAACGACACCGCCGAGGCCGAGAAGGTCCTGGAGCGGGCGCTGGCCGCGAGCGGTGGCGACATCAAGGTCCGCGAGCACCTCGAGGATCGCCAGATCCGTTGGTCACGGCAGCACGTCGCGGTCGCCGAGAAGCGCGCGGCGTCCGACCCGGCGGCTCAGGGCACGCTCGATCAGCTCCGCCAGGCGCATGCCAAGCTCGAGGTCGAGGTGTTCTCGGCGCGGTCGTCGCGCTACCCGGAGAACACCGCCATCCGCTACGAGCTCGGGCTGCGGCTCAAGGCGGCCCGCAACGTCCCCGAGGCGATCAAGCAGTTCCAGGACGTGCTCCAAAACGACGCCCGGCGCAAGGGGGTCGTGGCGCTCGAGCTCGGCGAGTGCTTCCAGTCGATCCGCCAATACGACCTGGCGATGCGCAACTACGCCATCGCCCTCGACGCCCTCACCGACAGGGAACAGGAACAGCGGAAGCGGGCGCTGTACCGGGCCGGGGTCCTCGCGGCCGGGATGGGGGATCCCGACGCCGCCCGCAAGCACCTCTCGACCCTCGCCGGCATCGATTTCGGCTACCGCGACGTGGCCCAGCGGCTGGACAAGTTGAGCTCGGTGAAGGATAAAGGTGGGCCCCCGACATCCTGA
- the rpsT gene encoding 30S ribosomal protein S20 produces the protein MPHSASAKKRLRQNVVRRERNRATKSEIKTHVRRLLEQLLAGDVAGAREQFRLVAKKADRAAAGRTIHPNRAARIKSRLSARILAVTRGAGTGTVAKTAAKGSKAKKPAKG, from the coding sequence ATGCCCCATTCGGCCAGCGCCAAAAAACGCCTTCGCCAGAACGTCGTCCGCCGCGAGCGGAACCGGGCGACCAAGTCCGAGATCAAGACCCATGTCCGCCGCCTGCTCGAGCAGCTGCTCGCCGGCGACGTGGCGGGAGCGCGGGAGCAGTTCCGGCTCGTCGCCAAGAAGGCCGACCGGGCCGCGGCAGGCCGCACGATCCACCCCAACCGGGCCGCGCGGATCAAGTCGCGCCTCTCGGCCCGGATCCTCGCCGTCACTCGCGGCGCCGGCACCGGGACCGTGGCCAAGACGGCAGCCAAGGGGTCGAAGGCGAAGAAGCCCGCCAAGGGCTGA